The following are from one region of the Salvia hispanica cultivar TCC Black 2014 chromosome 1, UniMelb_Shisp_WGS_1.0, whole genome shotgun sequence genome:
- the LOC125214524 gene encoding uncharacterized protein LOC125214524 encodes MMGRCCSSIPMPNPSELKPFQTINGFQQLAESRRFKAWFLDQFGVLHDGKQPYPGAITTLEKLAACGTKMVIISNSSRRASTTMEKLSSLGFNPSHFLGAITSGELTHQYLLRRDDPWFAALGNSCIHMTWSDRGAISLEGLGLQVVENVEEAQFVLAHGTEALGLPSGDALPMSIEELNKVLEKCAAKKIPMVVANPDFVTVEARALRVMPGTLATTYEKLGGEVKWMGKPGEIIYKSAMAMAGVEASDSIAVGDSLHHDIKGANIAGISSALTTGGIHATELGLTAFGEVASESSVRSLAVKYEAYPSYVLPSFTW; translated from the exons ATGATGGGAAGATGCTGTTCGTCGATTCCAATGCCGAATCCCAGCGAATTGAAGCCATTTCAGACCATCAATGGATTTCAGCAGCTAGCTGAAAGTCGTCGCTTCAAG GCGTGGTTCTTGGATCAGTTTGGAGTTCTACACGACGGGAAGCAGCCATACCCCGGTGCCATTACTACAT TAGAAAAGTTGGCAGCTTGTGGAACTAAGATGGTAATCATTAGCAATTCTTCTAGGCGTGCATCAACAACCATGGAAAAATTAAGTAGCCTTGGATTCAACCCCTCGCACTTTCTGGGAGCCATTACCAGCGGGGAGTTAACACACCAGTACCTTCTGAG ACGAGACGATCCTTGGTTTGCTGCACTAGGGAACTCCTGCATTCACATGACCTGGAGTGACAGAGGAGCTATATCCCTTGAG GGCTTAGGGCTCCAAGTAGTAGAAAATGTTGAAGAAGCTCAGTTCGTTTTGGCTCATGGTACTGAAGCTTTGGGGCTTCCATCGGGAGACGCACTTCCAATGAGTATAGAAGAACTCAACAAAGTGTTGGAGAAATGTGCTGCTAAAAAGATTCCTATGGTTGTTGCCAATCCGGATTTTGTCACAGTTGAGGCTAGAGCTTTGAGAGTGATGCCTG GAACATTGGCAACCACGTATGAGAAGCTTGGTGGCGAAGTGAAGTGGATGGGCAAGCCGGGCGAG atcatatataAATCAGCCATGGCAATGGCTGGTGTGGAAGCTTCTGATAGCATTGCTGTTGGCGACTCTCTCCACCACGACATAAAAGGCGCAAATATTGCCGGCATATCTTCAGCTCTCACCACTGGCGGCATCCATGCAACTGAACTCGGACTTACTGCGTTTGGAGAGGTTGCTTCTGAATCATCTGTTCGCTCTCTTGCTGTTAAGTACGAGGCTTATCCGAGTTACGTGCTTCCCTCGTTTACATGGTAG